The Epinephelus lanceolatus isolate andai-2023 chromosome 1, ASM4190304v1, whole genome shotgun sequence genome has a window encoding:
- the LOC117256557 gene encoding rac GTPase-activating protein 1-like yields the protein MESSVVNLYNQFQSLRAQMDCLNEGIEPQFLQMALNFEECRKKWLRTDDELVSCKEVLAKAETERGALEVKLKHARNQVDVEIRRRQKAEAVYEKLERQLQLIRELLISESNSNSIHLSEEQRSALAFLSAHSQAAQAAKGNLNSSRRLTTIDESASLLSDISYDQTDDSLDWDSSAVKTVRLRKRPKRRSSRKLSEIPPQAMKKPRSTGRASDRMNESIVAKTTITLPVNGGAVEAVSTIETVPYWTRSRKSVAPAWADTTTTDQSETASEAPSTPVSDFPAKRRTVRADKGGKKHHFIPKTVIKSEVCVPCGRRTKFGKLYLRCQDCRIVTHPECRDCCPLPCNPTAVSTPIKNAETTLADFAPVTSPMIPALVIYCIKEIEHRGLHEVGLYRVSGQERMVKELKEKLIRGKTLPPLHKVDDINVITGVLKDFFRNLPEPLLTFHLNKVFMEAAEIPDDGNSLAMLYQAISELPQPNRDTLACLMIHLQKVSECVDTKMDMTNLARVFGPTLVGHAVPDPDPMTILHDTNRQPRIIERLLSIPANYWGQFAYPDNVGMDGVHNTDTPDFQVSILGPVTTPEHQMMSKTPSSSSLSQRMKQTLSSTTIFGNKSKASAASNRQCNFFASPQLK from the exons ATGGAGTCGTCAGTGGTGAACCTGTACAACCAGTTCCAGAGTCTGAGGGCCCAGATGGACTGTCTGAATGAGGGCATTGAACCAC AGTTCCTTCAGATGGCACTGAACTTTGAGGAGTGCCGTAAGAAGTGGCTGCGGACAGATGACGAGCTGGTTTCCTGTAAAGAGGTGCTGGCTAAAGCAGAGACTGAAAGGGGAGCCCTAGAGGTCAAACTAAAGCATGCTCGCAACCAGGTGGATGTGGAGATCCGCCGTCGACAGAAGGCTGAGGCAGTCTATGAGAAGCTG GAACGTCAGCTGCAGCTGATCCGGGAGCTGCTGATATCAGAGAGCAACAGTAATAGTATTCACCTGAGTGAGGAGCAGCGCTCCGCCCTGGCCTTCCTCAGTGCCCACTCCCAGGCAGCACAGGCTGCTAAGGGCAACCTCAACTCCAGTCGAAG GTTAACTACCATCGATGAATCGGCTTCTTTGCTGTCAGACATCAGCTATGACCAAACAGATGACTCTCTG GACTGGGATTCCTCTGCAGTGAAGACTGTGAGACTGCGGAAACGCCCAAAACGA CGTTCCTCCAGGAAACTCTCTGAGATTCCTCCACAGGCAATGAAGAAACCACGCTCCACTGGGCGTGCATCAGATAGG ATGAATGAGTCCATAGTGGCCAAAACCACCATCACCCTGCCGGTGAATGGAGGTGCTGTTGAGGCTGTCTCCACCATTGAAACTGTGCCTTACTGGACACGCAGCAGAAAGAGCG TCGCTCCAGCATGGGCTGATACAACCACTACAGACCAATCTGAGACCGCCAGTGAGGCTCCCAGCACACCAGTATCAGATTTCCCAGCCAAGCGCCGAACTGTCAGAGCTGACAAAGGAGGAAAGAAGCACCACTTCATCCCCAAAACA GTTATCAAGTCTGAGGTCTGTGTACCATGTGGAAGAAGAACAAAGTTTGGCAAGTTGTACCTTCGCTGCCAGGACTGCAGGATTGTGACCCATCCAGAGTGTCGTGACTGCTGTCCCCTGCCCTGTAATCCCACAGCTGTTAGCACTCCTATCAAGAATGCAGAG ACCACCCTGGCAGACTTTGCTCCAGTCACCTCCCCAATGATCCCAGCTTTGGTTATCTACTGCATTAAGGAGATTGAACACAGAGGCCTACACGAG GTTGGCCTGTACAGAGTCTCTGGCCAGGAGCGCATGGTGAAAGAGCTGAAGGAGAAGCTGATTAGAGGAAAGACTCTGCCTCCACTTCACAAAGTGGACGACATTAACGTCATTACCGGTGTCCTCAAAGACTTCTTCAGAAACCTCCCAGAGCCACTGCTCACCTTCCACCTCAACAAAGTGTTCATGGAAGCAGCTG AAATCCCGGATGATGGCAACAGTCTCGCCATGCTGTATCAGGCCATCAGTGAGCTGCCTCAACCCAACCGAGACACTCTGGCATGCCTGATGATCCATCTGCAAAA GGTCTCAGAGTGTGTAGATACCAAGATGGATATGACCAACCTGGCGAGGGTGTTTGGCCCCACTCTTGTAGGTCATGCTGTCCCTGACCCAGACCCTATGACCATCCTGCATGACACAAACAGACAACCAAGG ATTATAGAGCGCCTGCTCAGTATTCCAGCAAACTACTGGGGCCAGTTTGCTTATCCAGATAATGTAGGCATGGATGGTGTTCACAACACTGATACTCCAGACTTCCAAG TGAGCATACTGGGACCAGTGACCACTCCAGAGCACCAGATGATGTCCAAAACACCCTCCTCCAGCTCTCTGTCCCAGCGCATGAAGCAGACCCTCTCCAGCACCACCAT ATTTGGGAACAAGAGCAAAGCATCAGCTGCCTCTAACCGCCAGTGCAACTTCTTCGCCTCTCCACAACTGAAGTAA